In Alicyclobacillus macrosporangiidus CPP55, a single window of DNA contains:
- the pseI gene encoding pseudaminic acid synthase: MTPIKLGDKIIGPDHPPFIIAEMSGNHNHSLDRALEIVRAAAAAGAHAVKLQTYTADTMTLDIHDGEFRIDDLNSLWRGNSLYKLYQEAYTPWEWHKPIFDLCRELGLVAFSTPFDASAVDFLESLDVPCYKIASFENTDLPLIRKVAATGKPMIISTGMATLAELDELVQTAREAGCRDIVLLRCTSTYPASPTDSHLRTLPHLRAMFGCEVGLSDHTMGIGVAVAAVALGASVIEKHFTLRRSDGGVDSEFSMEPEEMRALVQETKKAWEALGHVHYGPTERERPSLALRRSLYFVKDLKKGDTITPDAIRSIRPGHGLPPKYQDLVVGRRVTSDVKRGTPVRWDLL, from the coding sequence GTGACGCCAATCAAACTTGGTGACAAAATTATCGGCCCAGACCATCCACCATTTATCATCGCCGAAATGTCGGGCAATCACAATCACTCGTTAGACCGCGCGCTGGAGATTGTTCGAGCGGCAGCCGCAGCCGGGGCACACGCGGTGAAACTGCAAACGTATACGGCGGATACCATGACGCTTGACATCCATGACGGGGAGTTTCGCATCGACGATCTCAACAGCTTGTGGCGGGGCAACTCACTATACAAACTGTACCAGGAGGCCTACACGCCATGGGAGTGGCACAAGCCCATTTTCGACCTGTGTCGTGAGCTAGGGTTGGTAGCGTTCAGTACCCCATTCGACGCTTCTGCAGTGGATTTCCTAGAGTCACTGGATGTTCCTTGTTACAAGATAGCTTCGTTTGAGAACACGGATCTACCTCTGATCCGTAAAGTAGCCGCAACCGGCAAACCAATGATTATCTCGACTGGCATGGCGACACTAGCGGAACTGGACGAACTAGTGCAGACGGCACGCGAGGCGGGGTGTCGTGATATCGTTTTGCTGCGGTGTACCAGTACGTATCCCGCGAGCCCTACTGACAGCCACCTGCGAACCCTGCCGCATCTGCGTGCGATGTTCGGCTGTGAGGTGGGGTTGTCGGATCACACGATGGGTATCGGTGTTGCAGTGGCGGCAGTGGCGTTGGGGGCCAGTGTGATCGAAAAACATTTCACCCTTCGAAGATCTGACGGCGGGGTGGATTCTGAGTTTTCGATGGAACCCGAGGAGATGCGGGCGCTGGTACAGGAAACCAAAAAGGCGTGGGAGGCGCTCGGCCATGTCCACTACGGTCCAACGGAGAGGGAGCGGCCGTCACTGGCACTTCGTAGGTCGCTCTACTTCGTGAAGGACCTCAAGAAAGGGGACACGATTACGCCGGACGCGATCCGCTCCATCCGGCCTGGACACGGATTGCCGCCGAAGTATCAAGACCTGGTCGTGGGGAGGCGGGTGACATCCGACGTGAAACGCGGTACGCCAGTACGGTGGGACCTGCTGTGA
- a CDS encoding flagellar protein FlaG → MSLLEIGVLPPQTGSGMSAQESLQGERKESDFTVQAVSTTAGQSAGARDVSQTLKSIDELASQHDVEIHFHYDPKVHRVWLDFVDKTTGKVINEIPPEAVRRLIESLGSTSGWLVDKRS, encoded by the coding sequence GTGAGTCTACTGGAGATCGGAGTACTTCCGCCGCAAACTGGATCGGGCATGTCAGCCCAGGAGTCTTTGCAAGGGGAGCGTAAGGAATCCGACTTTACCGTGCAGGCAGTTTCGACGACAGCGGGTCAGAGTGCGGGGGCCCGGGACGTATCACAAACTTTGAAGAGCATCGACGAGTTGGCGTCTCAACACGATGTAGAGATCCACTTTCACTATGATCCCAAGGTGCACCGGGTGTGGCTTGACTTCGTGGACAAGACCACCGGTAAGGTGATTAACGAGATTCCTCCTGAGGCCGTTCGGCGCCTCATCGAGAGTCTTGGGAGCACGAGCGGTTGGCTGGTGGACAAGCGGTCGTGA
- a CDS encoding YhbD family protein, whose protein sequence is MDEDLISKKELLEVTGISYGQLYRWKRKGLIPEEWFIRKSTFTGQETFFPREKILERIERIKNMKDDLSLDELADVFSPSPAGVSVRWDEVVQRHIVTNVAQKVYRERHPEVRVLSFDELLCLYVLDAALQTGEVSLDEGRMALQLMEDEYPQMQRVAEQGRAVELVFVRKLGIATCLLVALPGEIRFETGARVVARIHVPTCVEQLKLKLA, encoded by the coding sequence GTGGATGAAGACCTGATCTCCAAAAAGGAGCTTCTCGAGGTCACGGGGATCTCGTACGGACAACTGTACCGGTGGAAGCGCAAGGGCCTGATCCCGGAGGAGTGGTTCATCCGCAAATCGACCTTCACCGGACAGGAGACGTTCTTCCCGCGTGAGAAGATCCTCGAGCGCATCGAGCGCATCAAAAACATGAAGGACGATCTGTCGCTCGACGAGCTGGCGGACGTGTTCTCGCCGAGCCCGGCGGGGGTGTCGGTGCGCTGGGATGAGGTGGTGCAACGTCACATTGTTACGAATGTCGCGCAGAAGGTGTACCGGGAACGGCACCCGGAGGTGCGGGTGCTGTCCTTCGATGAGCTGCTGTGCCTGTACGTGCTGGACGCCGCGCTGCAGACGGGCGAGGTGAGCCTGGACGAGGGCCGGATGGCGCTGCAGTTGATGGAGGACGAGTATCCGCAGATGCAGCGCGTGGCCGAGCAGGGGCGCGCGGTGGAGCTGGTGTTTGTGAGAAAGCTCGGAATTGCGACGTGCCTGCTGGTGGCGCTGCCGGGGGAGATCCGGTTTGAGACGGGAGCGCGGGTGGTGGCGCGGATCCACGTCCCGACCTGCGTGGAGCAGTTGAAGTTGAAACTGGCCTGA
- a CDS encoding flagellar protein FliT, whose amino-acid sequence MNLKHSCGKPGEKGGNGACTALLSTFETAVQVCRRLITLCEQQQRYVAENDLDALAESFAVRERLVEELTTQIEFLDHNAGTPRADVADVKQARATLADAIQTFLHLDHVLAQLIDRRMGFLLEELWARQRGRRVVQGYALVSSKTGPVARMFPGQARHIDETR is encoded by the coding sequence GTGAATTTGAAGCACTCGTGCGGAAAGCCGGGCGAAAAAGGTGGAAATGGTGCATGCACTGCGCTCTTGAGCACGTTTGAAACAGCTGTGCAAGTCTGTAGACGGTTAATTACACTGTGTGAGCAGCAACAACGATATGTCGCGGAAAACGATCTCGACGCATTGGCTGAGTCCTTTGCAGTCCGAGAACGACTGGTTGAGGAGTTGACCACGCAGATTGAATTTTTGGATCATAATGCGGGAACACCCCGAGCGGACGTGGCCGATGTGAAACAGGCGCGTGCCACGTTAGCGGACGCCATCCAAACATTCCTCCATCTAGACCATGTACTAGCACAACTGATCGATAGGCGAATGGGCTTCCTGTTGGAAGAACTGTGGGCACGCCAACGCGGACGGCGGGTGGTACAGGGTTATGCGTTGGTTAGTAGCAAGACGGGACCGGTTGCACGGATGTTCCCAGGACAGGCACGCCATATTGACGAGACACGGTAA
- a CDS encoding MDR family MFS transporter yields MEEQKQRLGLILAGLLLGTFVSALDQTIVSTAIGTIVGQLGGLDQFVWVTSAYMATEMAGMPIFGKLSDMYGRKRFFLFGILTFLVGSVLCGTAHSITQLAVYRAIQGIGGGALMPIAFTILFDVARAEQMGKFSGLIGAVFGVSSIAGPLLGSFITDHLGWRWVFYVNVPLGLLACALVGFAYHESRRHPKETIDWLGILTLVPAVACLMFAMEFGGNRYAWTDTPVVALFAGAIVCFAAFFLAEARARAPIVDYGMFRYRLFAGSIWVGLFASAAFIVAVVYIPIYVQGVRGGTATNSGLVLLPMMLGSSFAAPIGGQLANRFRYRTIMWVACAILLAGVAGLSTLTPDTPRWLLTVYMILVGLGIGPSFSVLGMASMHHFYAHQRGAASSTVSFIRELGMTIGITVFGALQRDDFATRLKQAFAGMPGAGVGFGAGAGVGFGGSRGIDPHVLLAPEVRAHIPAPVLDRLTTALSASITHTFLWAILLAALAFVFVFWLGAERWQGFADARGAGAGPVGVAKVPGAGEVSSAGAE; encoded by the coding sequence GTGGAGGAGCAGAAGCAGAGGCTGGGGCTCATCCTGGCCGGGCTGTTGCTGGGGACGTTCGTCTCCGCGCTGGATCAGACCATTGTGTCGACCGCCATCGGCACTATCGTGGGCCAGTTGGGCGGACTGGATCAGTTCGTGTGGGTGACATCGGCGTACATGGCGACGGAGATGGCGGGGATGCCCATCTTCGGCAAGCTGTCGGACATGTACGGGCGCAAGCGGTTTTTCCTGTTCGGCATCCTCACCTTTCTGGTGGGCTCGGTGTTGTGCGGCACGGCCCACAGCATCACCCAGCTGGCGGTGTACCGGGCCATCCAGGGGATCGGCGGCGGGGCGCTGATGCCGATTGCCTTCACCATCCTCTTTGACGTGGCGCGGGCCGAGCAGATGGGCAAGTTTTCGGGGCTCATCGGGGCGGTGTTCGGCGTCTCGAGCATCGCAGGGCCGCTGTTGGGCAGCTTTATCACCGATCACCTGGGCTGGCGCTGGGTCTTCTACGTGAACGTGCCGCTGGGGCTCCTGGCGTGCGCGCTGGTCGGCTTTGCGTATCACGAGTCGCGCCGGCACCCGAAGGAGACCATCGACTGGCTGGGCATCCTGACTTTGGTGCCGGCGGTGGCGTGCCTGATGTTCGCGATGGAGTTCGGCGGGAACCGGTACGCCTGGACGGACACTCCTGTGGTGGCGCTGTTCGCCGGCGCGATCGTCTGTTTCGCCGCCTTCTTCCTGGCGGAGGCGCGGGCCCGGGCGCCGATCGTGGACTACGGGATGTTCCGGTATCGGTTGTTCGCGGGGAGCATCTGGGTGGGCCTGTTCGCGAGCGCCGCGTTCATCGTGGCGGTGGTGTACATCCCGATCTACGTGCAGGGGGTGCGCGGGGGGACGGCCACGAACTCGGGCCTGGTGCTGCTTCCGATGATGCTCGGCAGCTCCTTCGCGGCGCCCATCGGCGGTCAGTTGGCGAACCGCTTCCGCTACCGGACCATCATGTGGGTGGCGTGCGCCATCCTGTTGGCCGGCGTCGCGGGGCTTTCGACCCTGACGCCAGACACGCCGCGCTGGCTCCTGACGGTGTACATGATTTTGGTGGGTCTCGGCATCGGGCCGTCCTTCTCCGTGCTGGGCATGGCGAGCATGCACCACTTCTACGCGCACCAGCGCGGTGCGGCCAGCTCCACGGTCTCGTTCATCCGTGAGTTGGGGATGACGATCGGGATCACGGTGTTCGGCGCGCTCCAGCGGGACGACTTCGCCACACGCCTGAAGCAGGCGTTCGCGGGGATGCCCGGAGCGGGGGTTGGATTCGGCGCGGGGGCTGGTGTGGGCTTTGGCGGGTCCCGCGGGATCGATCCGCACGTCCTCTTGGCCCCGGAGGTCCGCGCGCACATCCCGGCACCGGTGCTGGATCGGCTGACCACAGCCCTGTCGGCGTCCATCACGCACACGTTTTTGTGGGCGATCCTGTTGGCGGCGCTGGCCTTTGTCTTCGTCTTCTGGCTGGGCGCTGAGCGGTGGCAGGGCTTTGCGGATGCGCGAGGCGCGGGTGCCGGTCCGGTGGGCGTCGCGAAGGTGCCGGGTGCCGGGGAGGTCTCGAGCGCGGGGGCCGAATGA
- a CDS encoding IS1380 family transposase, translated as MRFIIEESDEVIVTHSGMTLVGLLLDKTTLGERLNRTRLSGMGKPDISNRDVAYSYIGLLCQGKTDFDHIEAFRDDEFFTIALQMDSVPSSPTLRQRLDMAAGKAGWESILLEESANLLRTLNVTLHPIVLGESSKRRAYIPLDLDVSPFDNSGTKKEGVSRTYKGHDGYAPIFAYLGQEGYVVNVQLREGSTHVQKDTAAFLRKSIQYAKQISALPLLVRMDAGNDSAENLAVCRSQDSRAEFIIKRNLRKESPQAWLVTAQQHGVCHEPRPGKKVYHGSLMCPVKGLSEPVRMVFEVIERTTMADGQTLLVPDIEVDAYWTSLPDDPDVIIRLYHDHAVMEQFHSEIKTDLDAERLPSGKFATNNLVLHFVCMAYNLLRVIGQESLKRNDAPLRKKAERRRIRTVIQNLMTLAAKLVRHARQSKLKLGHGNRWFPVFRRLYLTFV; from the coding sequence TTGCGCTTTATCATCGAAGAATCCGACGAAGTCATTGTCACACATTCTGGAATGACCCTTGTCGGTTTATTGCTGGACAAAACCACTCTCGGTGAACGCCTGAATCGGACTCGCCTGTCAGGCATGGGAAAACCAGACATTTCAAACCGAGATGTGGCGTACTCATACATCGGCCTGCTTTGTCAAGGCAAGACGGACTTTGACCACATCGAAGCCTTTCGTGATGACGAGTTTTTCACGATCGCACTACAGATGGACAGCGTGCCTTCGAGCCCAACGCTGCGCCAGCGTTTGGATATGGCCGCCGGAAAGGCCGGCTGGGAGAGTATTTTACTCGAAGAGTCCGCAAACCTCTTGAGAACCCTGAATGTTACACTGCATCCGATTGTGCTGGGTGAGTCATCGAAACGCCGGGCTTACATTCCCCTGGACCTTGACGTGAGCCCATTTGATAACTCGGGAACGAAAAAAGAAGGCGTCTCCCGCACGTACAAAGGCCACGATGGATACGCCCCAATCTTTGCTTACCTCGGCCAAGAGGGCTATGTGGTCAATGTTCAGCTGCGTGAAGGCAGTACCCATGTTCAAAAGGATACAGCGGCCTTCTTGCGCAAGAGTATTCAGTACGCAAAGCAGATTTCAGCCCTTCCGCTGCTCGTTCGCATGGATGCCGGAAATGACAGTGCAGAAAACCTTGCCGTGTGTCGTTCTCAGGACAGCAGGGCCGAGTTCATTATCAAACGGAATCTGCGAAAGGAAAGCCCCCAGGCCTGGCTCGTGACCGCCCAGCAGCACGGTGTATGCCACGAACCTCGGCCAGGCAAGAAAGTGTATCACGGTTCGCTGATGTGCCCGGTCAAGGGCCTGTCGGAACCAGTTCGGATGGTATTCGAAGTCATCGAACGGACCACCATGGCCGACGGGCAAACCCTGTTGGTCCCAGACATCGAGGTCGACGCCTACTGGACCTCACTGCCCGACGACCCAGATGTGATCATTCGTCTGTACCATGACCACGCCGTGATGGAACAGTTCCACAGCGAAATCAAGACGGATCTGGACGCTGAACGGTTACCGTCAGGCAAGTTCGCAACCAACAACCTGGTACTGCATTTTGTATGCATGGCTTACAACTTGCTGAGGGTGATTGGCCAGGAAAGCCTAAAACGCAACGATGCACCTCTGCGTAAGAAGGCAGAACGTCGTCGTATCCGGACGGTGATTCAGAACTTGATGACCTTGGCTGCGAAACTAGTCCGACATGCCAGGCAGAGCAAACTGAAGTTGGGGCATGGGAACCGATGGTTCCCTGTGTTTCGCCGTTTGTATTTGACCTTCGTATAA
- a CDS encoding aminopeptidase, with translation MREQLRKYAELAVKVGVNLQRGQHLVIGYGKRQVYPEHAEFARLLTEVAYEAGARFVEVDWGDEAWLRETVRRGDVATWEARARSRAAWVERLAEEGAAFIAIPASDPDLYSGIDHARVTQFDRTLTSVFRPFNDRRTNDEYSWTLVSAPTQAWANKVFPNLPESERVPALWKAILACARADGDDPLADWQKHLADLRRRADWINGLGIRSLHYKGPGTDLTIEFHPRHYWKAAGSRTPQGVEFVANIPTEEVYAAPLKTGVNGVVSSTMPLNHAGSIIDGIQLRFENGRIVEYHAKVGEDALRSVIESDEGSHYLGEVALVPADSPIARRGVLFYNTLFDENASCHLAIGKAYPLVEGVQSLAQSDWEAYGLNDSLVHVDFMIGSDQLDVEATTRDGRTVPILRRGLWAAEV, from the coding sequence GTGCGAGAGCAGCTGAGAAAATACGCCGAGTTGGCGGTGAAGGTCGGGGTGAACCTGCAGCGGGGCCAACACCTGGTGATTGGCTACGGGAAGCGGCAGGTGTATCCCGAACATGCCGAGTTCGCCCGCCTGCTGACGGAGGTGGCCTACGAGGCTGGGGCCCGCTTTGTCGAGGTGGACTGGGGCGACGAAGCGTGGCTGCGGGAGACGGTCCGCCGCGGGGACGTGGCGACCTGGGAAGCGCGCGCCCGCAGCCGCGCGGCGTGGGTGGAGCGCCTGGCGGAGGAAGGGGCGGCCTTCATCGCCATCCCTGCGTCGGACCCGGATTTGTACAGCGGGATCGATCACGCGCGCGTCACCCAATTCGATCGCACGCTGACGAGCGTCTTCCGGCCGTTCAACGATCGGCGGACGAACGACGAATACAGTTGGACCCTGGTGTCGGCGCCGACGCAGGCGTGGGCGAACAAGGTGTTCCCGAACCTGCCGGAGTCGGAGCGGGTGCCGGCCTTGTGGAAGGCGATCCTGGCCTGCGCCAGGGCGGACGGGGACGATCCGCTGGCCGACTGGCAGAAGCACCTGGCGGACCTGCGGCGGCGCGCCGACTGGATCAATGGGCTCGGCATCCGGTCGCTGCACTACAAGGGGCCGGGCACGGACCTGACGATTGAGTTCCATCCGCGCCACTATTGGAAAGCGGCGGGGAGCCGTACGCCGCAGGGGGTGGAGTTCGTCGCCAACATCCCGACGGAAGAGGTGTACGCGGCGCCGCTGAAGACGGGCGTCAACGGCGTGGTGTCGAGCACGATGCCGTTGAATCACGCGGGATCCATCATCGACGGGATTCAGCTTCGCTTCGAGAACGGGCGCATCGTGGAATACCACGCGAAGGTGGGCGAGGATGCGTTGCGGAGCGTGATCGAATCGGACGAAGGGAGCCATTACCTGGGCGAGGTGGCCCTGGTGCCGGCGGATTCGCCGATCGCGCGGCGGGGGGTGCTGTTCTACAACACGCTGTTCGACGAGAACGCGTCCTGCCACCTGGCCATCGGGAAGGCGTATCCGCTGGTGGAGGGCGTCCAGTCGTTGGCTCAGAGCGACTGGGAGGCGTACGGCCTCAACGACAGCCTGGTCCACGTGGACTTCATGATTGGCTCGGACCAGCTGGATGTGGAGGCGACGACGCGAGACGGCCGCACGGTGCCGATCCTCCGCCGGGGGCTGTGGGCGGCAGAGGTGTGA